A genomic window from Bacillota bacterium includes:
- a CDS encoding DinB family protein encodes MRIIPGFALKAMSDRPFQLLDLCRKLPEGGFLWKPYPGVRSIRDVLVHMIGADRHWVEFVVEGKPRPQIDPDALASPDEVEHAFRPVREHTVAWMAGLDEQARTETRRIRWEPHEVTLEAIAWHLITHDFHHKGQVCTRLAMLGIEVPDLDII; translated from the coding sequence GTGCGCATCATTCCCGGGTTCGCGCTCAAGGCCATGAGCGATCGGCCTTTTCAGCTTCTGGACCTGTGCCGCAAGCTTCCCGAAGGCGGATTTCTCTGGAAGCCCTACCCCGGCGTCCGAAGCATCCGGGACGTCCTCGTGCACATGATCGGGGCCGACCGGCATTGGGTCGAGTTCGTCGTGGAGGGCAAGCCCCGGCCGCAGATCGACCCTGACGCGTTGGCTTCGCCCGACGAGGTGGAGCACGCCTTCCGGCCGGTGCGGGAGCACACCGTCGCGTGGATGGCCGGCCTTGACGAGCAGGCCCGCACGGAGACCCGCCGCATCCGCTGGGAGCCCCACGAGGTGACCCTGGAGGCCATCGCCTGGCACCTCATCACCCACGACTTCCACCACAAGGGGCAGGTGTGCACGCGCCTCGCCATGCTCGGGATCGAGGTGCCCGACCTCGACATCATCTGA